A window of the Thermoleophilia bacterium SCSIO 60948 genome harbors these coding sequences:
- a CDS encoding Hsp20/alpha crystallin family protein has translation MALVRWDGSREIDSLQSEMNRVFDAFFGSGARSAAESRSRRWVPPMDLVEEGEELVLRADLPGVAEEDVSIEIKDGTLQISGERRSEIKDDRDGFVRVERAYGSFARSLTLPEGVEAEGVRADFDRGVLEVRIPKPKERLPHKVAIGGGETAALNGSATEKS, from the coding sequence ATGGCTCTCGTACGTTGGGATGGCAGTCGCGAGATCGACTCGCTGCAGTCGGAGATGAACCGCGTGTTCGACGCCTTCTTCGGCTCGGGAGCTCGTTCGGCCGCCGAGTCGCGCTCGCGTCGCTGGGTCCCGCCGATGGACCTCGTCGAGGAAGGTGAGGAGCTCGTTCTGCGGGCCGACCTCCCGGGCGTCGCCGAGGAGGACGTGTCGATCGAGATCAAGGACGGCACGCTTCAGATCAGCGGCGAGCGCCGCTCGGAGATCAAGGACGACCGTGATGGCTTCGTACGCGTCGAGCGCGCCTACGGCAGCTTCGCGCGGTCGCTGACGCTGCCGGAGGGCGTCGAGGCCGAGGGAGTGCGCGCGGACTTCGACCGCGGCGTGCTCGAGGTCCGGATCCCCAAGCCGAAGGAGCGGCTCCCGCACAAGGTCGCGATCGGCGGGGGTGAGACGGCGGCTCTGAACGGGTCGGCCACCGAGAAGTCCTAG
- a CDS encoding 2,3-bisphosphoglycerate-independent phosphoglycerate mutase: MSIPAGPSELPVDSVCLVILDGWGIAPDGEGNAVSQAATPVFDELISAYPDSRLNTSGTDVGLPEGQMGNSEVGHLNLGAGAIVDQDLKRIDDAIADGSFYEIDALKEACAHARDNGGRIHLLGLLSDGGVHSGWTHIEAVIELAAQEGVEAVLHAFTDGRDVSPTAAPGYISEAERWLRQAGKIGTVGGRYYAMDRDKRWERTKLAYDAIVHAEGQNADSAEAAVEAARERDETDEFIKPTVIGDYDGFRDGDAAIHFNFRPDRGRQLAQALGDPDFDEFPRGDPPDVPLTTMTEFSSEFDFPVAFPPHSPETTLAEVISEDGGEQLHVAETEKYAHVTYFFNGGREKEWEGEERFLAESPRDVATYDEKPEMNAQGATDALVEHFSSDTRFAVINFANPDMVGHTGSIPAAIEAVETVDRCLGEVVTAVHGAGGACLITADHGNCEQMLTESGDPHTAHSTNPVPLILTVEGAELREGILADVAPTVLALLGIDQPEAMTGKSLISSD, encoded by the coding sequence GTGAGTATCCCGGCCGGACCGAGCGAGCTCCCCGTCGACTCGGTCTGCCTCGTGATCCTCGACGGCTGGGGGATCGCCCCGGACGGCGAGGGCAACGCGGTCTCGCAGGCCGCGACCCCCGTATTCGACGAGCTGATCTCCGCGTATCCGGACTCGCGCCTCAACACCAGCGGGACGGACGTCGGTCTCCCCGAGGGCCAGATGGGCAACTCCGAGGTCGGCCACCTGAACCTCGGCGCCGGCGCGATCGTCGATCAGGACCTCAAGCGGATCGACGACGCGATCGCCGACGGGTCGTTCTACGAGATCGACGCGCTCAAGGAGGCGTGCGCGCACGCGCGCGACAACGGCGGTCGGATCCACCTGCTCGGCCTGCTGTCCGACGGCGGCGTCCACTCGGGCTGGACCCACATCGAGGCTGTGATCGAGCTCGCCGCGCAGGAGGGAGTCGAGGCGGTCCTGCACGCGTTCACGGACGGGCGCGACGTCTCGCCGACCGCCGCACCGGGCTACATCTCCGAAGCCGAGCGCTGGCTGCGCCAGGCGGGCAAGATCGGCACGGTCGGGGGCCGCTACTACGCGATGGACCGCGACAAGCGCTGGGAGCGCACGAAGCTTGCCTACGACGCGATCGTCCACGCCGAGGGGCAGAACGCCGACAGCGCCGAGGCGGCCGTCGAGGCGGCACGAGAGCGCGACGAGACCGACGAGTTCATCAAACCGACGGTGATCGGCGACTACGACGGCTTTCGCGACGGCGACGCGGCGATCCACTTCAACTTCCGACCTGACCGCGGGCGCCAGCTCGCCCAGGCGCTCGGCGACCCCGACTTCGACGAGTTCCCGCGCGGCGATCCGCCGGACGTGCCGCTGACGACGATGACCGAGTTCTCGTCCGAGTTCGACTTCCCGGTCGCGTTCCCGCCGCACTCGCCGGAGACGACCCTCGCCGAGGTCATTTCCGAGGACGGCGGCGAGCAGCTCCACGTCGCCGAGACCGAGAAGTACGCGCACGTGACCTACTTCTTCAACGGCGGGCGCGAGAAGGAGTGGGAGGGGGAGGAACGCTTCCTCGCCGAGTCCCCGCGCGACGTCGCGACCTACGACGAGAAGCCCGAGATGAACGCCCAGGGCGCGACAGACGCGCTCGTCGAGCACTTCTCGTCGGACACGCGATTCGCGGTGATCAACTTCGCGAACCCGGACATGGTCGGCCACACGGGGTCGATCCCGGCCGCGATCGAGGCGGTCGAGACCGTCGATCGCTGCCTGGGCGAGGTCGTGACCGCCGTCCACGGGGCCGGCGGCGCCTGTCTGATCACCGCCGACCACGGCAACTGCGAGCAGATGCTGACCGAGTCCGGCGACCCCCACACGGCGCACAGCACGAACCCGGTCCCGCTGATCCTCACGGTCGAGGGCGCGGAGCTTCGCGAGGGGATCCTCGCCGACGTCGCGCCGACCGTGCTCGCGCTGCTCGGCATCGATCAGCCGGAGGCGATGACCGGGAAGTCGCTGATCTCGAGCGACTGA
- a CDS encoding triose-phosphate isomerase — protein sequence MADRKPLIAGNWKMNGTRAEAEELVSGFVEQVSGYWSLDVAVCPPTTLLDSLVARLDGTEVKVAAQNCHFEESGAYTGEVSAPMLTDIGCWGVVLGHSERREHFCETDEALARKLVAAFDAGLVPILCCGETDEQREAGEFESVIRGQLEADLADLDSDQLAELVIAYEPIWAIGTGKTASAEQAAEAAAFVREVVAGIHGGAAEQTRVLYGGSVKPENASELLAAPDIDGALVGGASLKADDFAAICEAAR from the coding sequence ATGGCCGACCGAAAGCCGCTGATCGCGGGCAACTGGAAGATGAACGGGACCCGCGCCGAGGCCGAGGAGCTCGTCTCCGGCTTCGTCGAGCAGGTCTCGGGCTACTGGAGCCTGGACGTCGCCGTCTGCCCGCCGACGACGCTGCTCGACTCGCTCGTCGCCCGCCTCGACGGCACCGAGGTGAAGGTCGCCGCCCAGAACTGCCACTTCGAGGAGTCGGGTGCCTACACCGGTGAGGTCTCGGCGCCGATGCTCACCGACATCGGCTGCTGGGGTGTCGTCCTCGGGCACTCTGAGCGCCGCGAGCACTTCTGCGAGACCGACGAGGCACTGGCGCGCAAGCTCGTCGCGGCATTCGACGCGGGGCTGGTGCCGATCCTTTGCTGCGGCGAGACCGACGAGCAACGCGAGGCGGGCGAGTTCGAGAGCGTGATCCGCGGCCAGCTCGAGGCCGACCTCGCCGACCTCGACTCCGACCAGCTCGCCGAGCTCGTGATCGCCTACGAGCCGATCTGGGCGATCGGCACCGGTAAGACCGCGAGCGCCGAGCAGGCGGCGGAGGCCGCGGCCTTCGTCCGCGAGGTCGTCGCCGGGATCCACGGGGGCGCCGCCGAGCAGACGCGGGTGCTCTACGGCGGATCGGTCAAGCCCGAGAACGCCTCCGAGTTGCTCGCCGCGCCGGACATCGACGGCGCGCTCGTCGGTGGCGCGTCGCTCAAGGCCGACGACTTCGCCGCGATCTGCGAGGCGGCCCGGTGA
- a CDS encoding phosphoglycerate kinase, with protein sequence MSDSEQAASDVPDRGSFDRASVRDAEVEGKTVLVRCDFNVPLKDGEVTDDARIRAALPTLELLRDRGAKLICVSHLGRPDGEDPELSMKPVAERLGELLGTEVELAPAVRGEEVQRAASELDAGDVLLLENSRFEPGETENDADLARDLASLADVYVNDAFGAAHRAHATTAGVAEHLPSYAGLLLEREVRELTAVRDDPKRPLVVVLGGSKVSDKIGVIERFLDGVADELLIGGAMCFAFFKVQGHETGDSLLDDESVELAEKVLSKADDSDCELRLPTDLVIADSFSEDAEREIIEDVDVRDGWMGLDVGPETAGEYAGRIKTAGTVLWNGPMGAFEMEPFAAGTRWVADAVAETDAFSVIGGGDSAAAIAQFGLADQVDWLSTGGGASLELLEGKELPGVAALDPAEDGDANANGERDEADDDGDGDGDDEES encoded by the coding sequence ATGAGCGATTCCGAGCAGGCCGCGTCAGACGTCCCCGACCGCGGGAGCTTCGACCGTGCCAGCGTCCGCGACGCCGAGGTCGAGGGCAAGACTGTCCTCGTCCGCTGTGACTTCAACGTCCCGCTGAAGGACGGTGAGGTCACAGACGACGCGCGGATCCGCGCCGCGCTGCCGACACTCGAGCTGCTGCGAGACCGCGGCGCGAAGCTGATCTGCGTCTCGCACCTCGGCCGGCCCGACGGTGAGGACCCGGAGCTGTCGATGAAGCCCGTCGCCGAACGGCTCGGGGAGCTGCTCGGAACCGAGGTCGAGCTGGCCCCGGCTGTCCGCGGCGAAGAGGTCCAGCGGGCGGCGTCGGAGCTCGACGCCGGCGACGTCCTGCTGCTCGAGAACAGCCGCTTCGAGCCCGGTGAGACCGAGAACGACGCCGACCTCGCGCGCGATCTCGCGAGCCTCGCCGACGTCTACGTCAACGACGCTTTCGGCGCCGCACATCGGGCCCATGCGACGACGGCCGGCGTCGCCGAGCACCTGCCCTCCTACGCGGGGCTGCTGCTCGAGCGCGAGGTGCGCGAGCTGACGGCGGTCCGCGACGACCCGAAGCGCCCGCTCGTCGTCGTCCTCGGCGGCTCGAAGGTCTCGGACAAGATCGGCGTGATCGAGCGCTTCCTCGACGGCGTCGCCGACGAGCTGCTGATCGGGGGCGCGATGTGCTTCGCGTTCTTCAAGGTCCAGGGCCACGAGACGGGCGATTCGCTGCTCGACGACGAGTCGGTGGAGCTGGCCGAGAAGGTGCTCTCGAAGGCCGATGATTCCGACTGCGAGCTGCGGCTGCCGACGGACCTCGTCATCGCGGACTCGTTCTCCGAGGACGCCGAGCGCGAGATCATCGAGGACGTCGACGTCCGCGACGGCTGGATGGGCCTCGACGTCGGCCCGGAGACCGCCGGCGAGTACGCCGGGCGGATCAAGACCGCTGGAACCGTGCTCTGGAACGGCCCGATGGGCGCGTTCGAGATGGAGCCGTTCGCCGCCGGCACCCGCTGGGTCGCCGACGCGGTCGCCGAGACCGACGCGTTCAGCGTGATCGGGGGCGGCGATTCGGCGGCGGCGATCGCCCAGTTCGGACTCGCCGACCAGGTCGACTGGCTGTCGACCGGCGGCGGCGCGTCGCTCGAGCTGCTCGAGGGCAAGGAGCTGCCGGGTGTGGCTGCGCTCGATCCCGCCGAGGACGGCGACGCGAACGCGAACGGTGAACGCGACGAGGCGGACGATGACGGCGACGGCGACGGCGACGACGAGGAGAGCTGA
- the gap gene encoding type I glyceraldehyde-3-phosphate dehydrogenase — translation MAIRVGINGFGRIGRNIFRAAQESGTELEFVAVNDLVDTKTMAHLLAYDSILGRFPGEVEATDENSISIDGRELKVLSERDPADLGWGDLGVDVVIESTGLFTKRDDAAKHLAAGAKKVIISAPATDPDITVALGVNFDSDYDASKHDIISNASCTTNCLAPVAKVLNDSVGIERGLMTTIHAYTADQRLQDMPHKDLRRARAAALNLIPASTGAAKAVGLVLPELQGKLTGFAVRAPVPTGSVVDLTFDAGKETSPEEINAAVKAAAEGEMKGILAYTEDPIVSTDIVGDPHSSIFDSQLTLVLEGNMVKIVSWYDNEWGYSNRCVELAGRVLA, via the coding sequence ATGGCGATCAGGGTTGGCATCAACGGTTTCGGGCGGATCGGCCGCAACATCTTCCGCGCCGCGCAGGAGTCCGGGACGGAGCTCGAGTTCGTCGCCGTGAACGACCTCGTCGACACGAAGACGATGGCGCACCTGCTCGCCTACGACTCGATCCTCGGCCGCTTCCCGGGCGAGGTCGAGGCAACGGACGAGAACTCGATCTCGATCGACGGGCGCGAGCTCAAGGTCCTGTCCGAGCGCGATCCGGCCGACCTCGGCTGGGGCGACCTCGGCGTCGACGTCGTGATCGAGTCGACCGGCCTGTTCACGAAGCGAGACGACGCCGCCAAGCACCTCGCCGCCGGCGCGAAGAAGGTGATCATCTCCGCGCCCGCGACCGATCCCGACATCACCGTCGCGCTCGGCGTCAACTTCGACTCGGACTACGACGCCTCGAAGCACGACATCATCTCGAACGCGTCGTGCACGACGAACTGTCTCGCCCCGGTCGCCAAGGTCCTCAACGACTCGGTCGGTATCGAGCGCGGCCTGATGACGACGATCCACGCCTACACGGCCGATCAGCGCCTCCAGGACATGCCGCATAAGGACCTGCGCCGGGCCCGCGCGGCCGCTCTCAACCTGATCCCTGCCTCGACCGGCGCCGCGAAGGCCGTCGGTCTCGTGCTGCCCGAGCTCCAGGGCAAGCTGACCGGCTTCGCGGTCCGCGCCCCCGTGCCGACGGGCTCGGTCGTCGACCTGACGTTCGACGCCGGCAAGGAGACGAGCCCGGAGGAGATCAACGCGGCGGTCAAGGCGGCCGCCGAGGGTGAGATGAAGGGGATCCTGGCCTACACCGAGGACCCGATCGTCTCGACCGACATCGTCGGCGACCCGCACTCGTCGATCTTCGACTCGCAGCTGACGCTCGTGCTCGAGGGCAACATGGTGAAGATCGTGTCCTGGTACGACAACGAGTGGGGCTACTCGAATCGCTGCGTCGAGCTCGCCGGCCGCGTCCTCGCCTAG
- a CDS encoding VOC family protein, with translation MIHHVSFEVSSLETGGRFYDALLGPLGWRRLSERGRSIGYGLVRPIFWISDGRAPAPGGASVCFRANSIPAVRASYESGLEDGGSDDGAPSQRPEYGPTYFSAYLLDPDGNRVEVAVGSG, from the coding sequence GTGATCCACCACGTGAGCTTCGAGGTCTCCTCGCTCGAGACCGGCGGGCGCTTCTACGACGCCCTGCTCGGTCCGCTCGGCTGGCGGCGCCTCTCCGAGCGCGGACGCTCGATCGGCTACGGACTGGTCCGCCCGATCTTCTGGATCTCCGACGGCCGGGCCCCGGCTCCCGGCGGTGCCTCCGTCTGCTTTCGCGCCAACTCGATCCCCGCGGTGCGCGCGTCATATGAGTCCGGGCTCGAGGACGGAGGCTCGGATGACGGGGCACCGTCGCAGCGACCCGAGTACGGTCCGACCTACTTCTCGGCCTATCTCCTCGATCCCGACGGAAACCGGGTAGAGGTGGCGGTAGGCAGCGGCTAG
- a CDS encoding ABC transporter permease, giving the protein MSSIRLTLHQFRFAQKIFWRNPASVFFTVALPLIFLLIFSAIFGSGELEELGGLSTTTYYIPAILTLAVVGATAVSVAISLVADRESGRLKRGRSTPLPSWVFFSGRIGNGIVVSLLMLVVITTIGAIAYGVEVPWERAPAVLVTLAVGAAAFSLLGIALTAICPNEDAAPAVTNVVTLPLYFLSGVFIPETEIPDGILRIADIFPIRHFFEAFYAAYVGNGGAGFEPLDLLIVAAWGLGGLLLAIRFFRWTPRAS; this is encoded by the coding sequence GTGAGCTCGATCCGGCTGACGCTTCACCAGTTCCGCTTCGCCCAGAAGATCTTCTGGCGCAACCCGGCATCGGTCTTCTTCACCGTCGCGTTGCCGCTTATCTTCCTGCTGATCTTCAGCGCGATCTTCGGCAGCGGCGAGCTCGAGGAGCTCGGCGGCCTGTCGACGACGACGTACTACATCCCCGCGATCCTCACGCTCGCCGTCGTCGGCGCGACCGCCGTCTCCGTCGCGATCTCGCTCGTCGCCGACCGCGAGTCCGGCCGCCTCAAGCGCGGTCGCTCGACCCCGCTTCCGAGCTGGGTCTTCTTCTCCGGGCGGATCGGCAACGGCATCGTCGTCTCACTGCTGATGCTCGTCGTGATCACGACGATCGGCGCGATCGCCTACGGCGTCGAGGTCCCGTGGGAGCGCGCGCCCGCGGTCCTCGTGACGCTCGCGGTCGGTGCCGCGGCGTTCAGCCTGCTCGGCATCGCCCTGACGGCGATCTGCCCGAACGAGGACGCGGCGCCGGCGGTCACCAACGTCGTCACGCTGCCGCTCTACTTCCTCTCGGGCGTGTTCATCCCCGAGACCGAGATCCCGGACGGGATCCTGCGGATCGCCGACATCTTCCCGATCCGCCACTTCTTCGAGGCGTTCTACGCGGCCTACGTCGGAAACGGCGGCGCGGGCTTCGAGCCGCTCGATCTGCTGATCGTCGCCGCCTGGGGGCTCGGTGGGCTCCTGCTCGCGATCCGCTTCTTCCGCTGGACCCCGCGCGCCAGCTGA
- a CDS encoding ABC transporter ATP-binding protein: MEVRGLRKSYGDFEAVRGIDLSVEKGEVLAFLGPNGAGKTTTAEILEGFRDRTAGEVSVLGEDPAKAGRGWRERIGVVLQQCRMTSELTVRETLELYAGYYADPRGVDEAIDLVGLEEKADARAGRLSGGQQRRLDVAVALIGKPELLFLDEPTTGFDPTARRQTWHVLAGLRDLGTTVFLTTHYMDEAQALADRAMIIARGEVVAEGAPSDLGGREKMAPTVSFALPAGATIADLPPVVAASAEQRNGHVSAVLDHPTAALSELTSWAAGRGVELDGLELRRPSLEDVYLELTGQAPADPTAPPPADANRDAS; encoded by the coding sequence ATCGAAGTCCGAGGGCTGCGCAAGTCCTACGGCGATTTCGAAGCCGTCCGCGGCATCGATCTGAGCGTCGAGAAGGGAGAGGTCCTCGCGTTCCTCGGCCCCAACGGCGCCGGCAAGACGACGACGGCCGAGATTCTCGAGGGCTTTCGCGACCGCACGGCCGGCGAGGTCAGTGTGCTCGGCGAGGACCCGGCGAAGGCGGGGCGCGGCTGGCGCGAGCGGATCGGGGTCGTCCTCCAGCAGTGCCGGATGACCTCGGAGCTCACGGTCCGCGAAACGCTCGAGCTCTACGCCGGCTACTACGCCGATCCGCGCGGGGTCGACGAGGCGATCGACCTCGTCGGGCTCGAAGAGAAGGCCGATGCCCGCGCCGGCAGGCTCTCTGGCGGCCAGCAGCGCCGGCTCGACGTCGCCGTGGCGCTGATCGGCAAGCCCGAGCTGCTGTTCCTCGACGAGCCGACAACCGGCTTCGACCCGACCGCGCGGCGCCAGACCTGGCACGTGCTCGCGGGCCTTCGCGACCTCGGGACGACCGTCTTCCTGACCACCCACTACATGGACGAGGCCCAGGCGCTGGCCGACCGCGCGATGATCATCGCCCGCGGTGAGGTCGTCGCCGAGGGCGCCCCGAGTGACCTCGGCGGCCGCGAGAAGATGGCGCCGACGGTCAGCTTCGCGCTGCCCGCCGGGGCGACGATCGCCGATCTGCCGCCGGTCGTCGCCGCGTCTGCCGAGCAGCGAAATGGCCACGTGAGCGCCGTCCTCGACCACCCGACCGCCGCGCTCTCGGAGCTGACGAGCTGGGCCGCCGGGCGCGGCGTCGAGCTCGACGGGCTCGAGCTGCGGCGACCGAGCCTCGAGGACGTCTACCTCGAGCTGACCGGCCAGGCCCCCGCCGACCCGACCGCCCCGCCTCCCGCCGACGCGAACCGGGATGCCTCGTGA
- the rapZ gene encoding RNase adapter RapZ, with amino-acid sequence MSEERLENAPGAPGSVSPDAGAPRHPVDLVLITGYSGAGKSEAMAAFEDSGYFCVDNLPPRMIGSLGELFRHEGSGVRKAAVVSDVRGGDYFGELDAVLAELQRGGLAPRVLFLEADEQTLVDRFKATRRRHPLAREGQVTEGIAAERLVLGQLRERADVVMDTSDLTAYALRRRIADEVLMAPQAGRLAITLLTFGFKNGPPREADLVFDVRFLPNPHYVPELRPKTGRDQDVAAYVESGALTHEFYGRLLDLLDLLIPAYVAEGKSHLTIAIGCTGGRHRSVTVAARIAAHLAGRDDASVRIAHRDVELD; translated from the coding sequence GTGAGCGAGGAGCGGCTCGAGAACGCGCCGGGAGCTCCGGGATCGGTCTCGCCCGACGCCGGGGCGCCGCGCCACCCGGTGGACCTCGTGCTGATCACGGGCTACTCCGGCGCGGGCAAGTCCGAGGCGATGGCCGCGTTCGAGGACTCGGGCTACTTCTGCGTCGACAACCTGCCGCCGCGGATGATCGGATCGCTGGGCGAGCTCTTCCGTCACGAGGGCAGCGGGGTACGCAAGGCCGCGGTCGTCTCCGACGTGCGCGGCGGCGACTACTTCGGTGAGCTCGACGCGGTGCTCGCCGAGCTCCAGCGCGGCGGGCTGGCCCCGCGCGTGCTGTTCCTCGAGGCCGACGAGCAGACGCTGGTCGATCGCTTCAAGGCGACCAGGCGCCGACACCCACTCGCCCGCGAGGGTCAGGTGACAGAGGGGATCGCCGCCGAGCGTCTCGTCCTGGGCCAGCTCCGCGAGCGCGCCGACGTCGTGATGGACACGAGCGACCTGACGGCCTACGCGCTTCGCCGCCGGATCGCCGACGAGGTCCTGATGGCCCCGCAGGCCGGGCGGCTCGCGATCACCCTGCTCACCTTCGGGTTCAAGAACGGCCCGCCGCGCGAGGCCGATCTCGTCTTCGACGTCCGCTTCCTGCCGAACCCGCACTACGTGCCCGAGCTGCGGCCGAAGACCGGGCGCGACCAGGACGTCGCCGCCTACGTCGAGTCGGGCGCGCTGACGCACGAGTTCTACGGCCGCCTGCTCGACCTGCTCGACCTGTTGATCCCGGCCTACGTCGCCGAGGGCAAGTCGCACCTGACGATCGCGATCGGCTGCACCGGCGGCCGTCACCGCTCGGTCACCGTCGCGGCACGGATCGCCGCGCACCTCGCCGGTCGAGACGACGCCTCGGTTCGCATCGCGCACCGCGACGTCGAGCTCGACTAG
- the uvrC gene encoding excinuclease ABC subunit UvrC has product MSEAPEIETLSPSEDVREQRRKLPDQPGVYLFRAADGEVIYVGKALSIRKRVGGHFSGKSTRGVEMTSQVRSIDFLVTETEAEALLAEQQFIKRHRPRFNIRLRDDKSYPYIAVSLDEDYPRVYFTRERHRSNRAYFGPFSNAKRVRETLELLGKLFQYRTCDGPEPGRRSGVPCLDYYIKRCGAPCVGYIDKEEYRRNIEAITRFLSGRYRDVVRDLEAKMSEAAAAEEYERASILRDRLAGVRSLMERRTVASDKLDIADVIAVAVEGEDANAQVFQVRDGILAERQSFYLHAGGERDEAEVTEEFLAQYYSAAPSVPKLIVLGPAMRERAELLTDALSRQRGAAVEVRVSERGDKRRLRELAARNAKLALAQDKLRSERRRSQRVDALSALAEALELPELPVRIEGFDISNLGGEHTVASMVVFEGGAPKKSDYRRFGIRGDVDPAGVPEAGAPDGNGGGPANGAGPGNGRGRHSAWEHGPDDFASMEEVIGRRVARMLSQADLSPHDKKRDESFASVPSLILIDGGKGQLSAAVRALEPLRRSELPGAADLAVIGLAKREEEVFVPGRSEPIEIPADSEASRLLQRVRDEAHRFALDFHRKRRDKSVTGSILDGMRGVGPARKRALLQHFGSPERMVAASREEFEAVPGIPGKLARDIHRQLHKAGR; this is encoded by the coding sequence ATGTCCGAGGCTCCCGAGATCGAGACCCTCTCACCTTCCGAGGACGTCCGCGAGCAGCGCCGCAAGCTGCCTGACCAGCCCGGCGTCTACCTGTTTCGCGCGGCCGATGGAGAGGTGATCTACGTCGGCAAGGCGCTGTCGATCAGAAAGCGCGTCGGCGGGCACTTCTCCGGCAAGTCGACCCGCGGCGTCGAGATGACCTCGCAGGTCCGATCGATCGACTTCCTCGTCACGGAGACCGAGGCCGAGGCGTTGCTCGCCGAGCAGCAGTTCATCAAGCGCCACCGGCCGCGGTTCAACATCCGCCTGCGCGACGACAAGTCCTATCCCTACATCGCGGTCTCGCTCGACGAGGACTACCCGCGGGTCTACTTCACGCGCGAGCGCCACCGCTCCAACCGCGCCTACTTCGGGCCGTTCTCGAACGCCAAGCGGGTCCGCGAGACGCTCGAGCTGCTCGGCAAGCTGTTCCAGTACCGCACCTGCGACGGCCCCGAGCCCGGCCGCCGCTCCGGTGTGCCGTGCCTCGACTACTACATCAAGCGCTGCGGGGCGCCCTGCGTCGGCTACATCGACAAGGAGGAGTACCGGCGCAACATCGAGGCGATCACGCGCTTCCTCTCCGGCCGCTACCGCGACGTCGTCCGCGACCTCGAGGCGAAGATGTCCGAGGCCGCCGCGGCCGAGGAGTACGAGCGCGCGTCGATCCTCCGCGACCGGCTGGCCGGTGTGCGCTCGCTGATGGAGCGCCGCACGGTCGCCTCGGACAAGCTCGACATCGCCGACGTGATCGCCGTCGCGGTCGAGGGCGAGGACGCCAACGCTCAGGTCTTCCAGGTTCGCGACGGCATCCTCGCCGAGCGCCAGAGCTTCTACCTGCACGCCGGCGGCGAGCGCGACGAGGCCGAGGTGACCGAGGAGTTCCTCGCGCAGTACTACTCGGCCGCCCCGAGCGTGCCGAAGCTGATCGTCCTCGGACCGGCGATGCGCGAGCGCGCCGAGCTGCTGACCGACGCTCTCAGCCGCCAGCGCGGCGCCGCCGTCGAGGTCCGGGTCTCCGAGCGTGGCGACAAGCGGCGGCTGCGCGAACTCGCCGCACGCAACGCGAAGCTCGCGCTCGCCCAGGACAAGCTGCGCTCCGAGCGCCGGCGCAGCCAGCGCGTCGACGCGCTCTCGGCGCTCGCCGAGGCACTCGAACTGCCCGAGCTGCCGGTCCGGATCGAGGGCTTCGACATCTCGAACCTCGGCGGCGAGCACACCGTCGCCTCGATGGTCGTCTTCGAGGGAGGGGCGCCGAAGAAGTCGGACTACCGGCGCTTCGGGATCCGCGGTGATGTCGACCCCGCGGGCGTCCCCGAGGCCGGCGCGCCCGATGGCAACGGGGGTGGCCCAGCCAACGGCGCGGGGCCGGGCAACGGCCGCGGCCGCCACTCGGCCTGGGAGCACGGACCGGACGACTTCGCCTCGATGGAGGAGGTGATCGGACGGCGCGTCGCGCGGATGCTCTCGCAGGCCGACCTCTCGCCGCACGACAAGAAGCGCGACGAGAGCTTCGCGTCGGTCCCGTCGCTGATCCTGATCGACGGCGGCAAGGGCCAGCTCTCGGCCGCGGTCCGCGCGCTCGAGCCGCTGCGCCGCTCGGAGCTGCCGGGCGCCGCGGACCTCGCGGTGATCGGTCTCGCCAAGCGCGAGGAGGAGGTCTTCGTCCCCGGGCGATCCGAGCCGATCGAGATCCCAGCCGACTCTGAGGCCTCGCGTCTGCTCCAGCGCGTGCGCGACGAGGCGCACCGCTTCGCGCTCGACTTCCACCGCAAACGCCGCGACAAGTCCGTCACGGGGTCGATACTCGACGGCATGCGCGGCGTCGGACCGGCTCGCAAACGAGCTCTCCTCCAGCACTTCGGCTCACCCGAGCGGATGGTCGCGGCCAGCCGCGAGGAGTTCGAGGCGGTGCCCGGCATCCCCGGCAAGCTCGCCCGCGACATTCATCGCCAGCTCCACAAGGCGGGGCGGTGA